The following proteins come from a genomic window of Trifolium pratense cultivar HEN17-A07 linkage group LG4, ARS_RC_1.1, whole genome shotgun sequence:
- the LOC123881895 gene encoding arogenate dehydrogenase 1, chloroplastic, producing the protein MLGVSTFHPPSLKTSSHSTISRLNPSFPFPSSISPSLNRSTTTKPLVIRAIDAAQLFDYESKAALQFRNSQKLKIAIIGFGNFGQFLATSFVRQGHTVLAHSRSDYSAVAQNLGVKFFRNADDLCEEHPEVILLCTSIISTQNVLLSLPFKRLKRNTLFVDVLSVKEFPKNLFLEVLPTDFDILCSHPMFGPESGSHSWSGLPFVYEKVRIGNEENRVLRCEKFLDIFGREGCRMVEMSCADHDRYAAGSQFITHTVGRVLDMLMLESTPINTKGYESLLNLVENTCGDSFDLYYGLFMYNKNSLEMLERLDLAFEDLRKQLIARLHDVVRNQLFEDVAKVQTLQDNNHFAVAKYAQNGNGSAIVLSSNNQRSADAILHGYYKSNGQSDDSTKLKIAIIGFGNFGQFLAKTMVRHGHKVLAYSRTDYSHVAQELGVSYFNNADDLCEQHPEVILLCTSILSTEKVLKSLPLKRLKRSTLFVDVLSVKEFPRNLFLQHLPSDFDVLCTHPMFGPESGKNGWKGLPFLFDRVRILGEESRISRCDRFLDIFSKEGCRMVEMSCAEHDWHAAGSQFVTHTTGRFLEKLKLEATPIDTKGYETLLSLVENTAGDSFDLYYGLFLYNLNAMEQLQRFDLAFETLKKQLFDRLHVIYRKQVFQNEENVCDFPERSMFPEISEDSSVVSSFSNAVDAK; encoded by the exons ATGCTCGGAGTTTCAACCTTTCATCCACCGTCGTTGAAAACGTCGTCGCATTCAACAATTTCTCGCCTGAACCCTTCATTCCCATTCCCTTCCTCAATTTCCCCTTCTCTCAACCGCTCCACCACCACCAAACCTCTCGTCATTCGCGCCATCGACGCAGCTCAGTTATTCGACTACGAATCAAAAGCCGCACTTCAATTCCGCAACTCCCAAAAGCTCAAAATCGCCATTATCGGTTTCGGTAACTTCGGTCAGTTTCTCGCCACCAGCTTCGTCCGTCAAGGTCATACTGTTTTAGCTCATTCCCGTTCCGATTACTCCGCCGTCGCTCAAAATCTCGGCGTTAAGTTTTTCCGAAACGCCGACGATCTCTGCGAAGAACACCCCGAAGTTATTCTTCTCTGTACTTCAATAATCTCAACTCAAAatgttcttctttctcttccattTAAACGACTCAAACGCAATACATTGTTCGTTGATGTTCTTTCCGTCAAAGAATTTCCTAAAAACCTTTTTCTTGAAGTGTTACCAACCGATTTCGATATCCTTTGTTCGCATCCTATGTTTGGACCTGAGAGTGGAAGCCATAGCTGGAGTGGTCTTCCATTTGTTTATGAGAAAGTTCGAATTGGGAATGAAGAAAATAGGGTTTTGAGGTGTGAGAAGTTTCTAGATATTTTTGGTAGAGAAGGGTGTAGAATGGTGGAAATGAGCTGTGCTGATCATGATAGGTATGCAGCAGGATCACAGTTCATAACTCATACTGTTGGCAGGGTTTTGGATATGTTGATGTTGGAATCTACTCCTATTAATACTAAAGGGTATGAATCTTTGTTGAATTTGGTTGAAAATACTTGTGGGGATAGTTTTGATCTTTATTATGGTTTGTTTATGTATAATAAGAATTCTTTGGAGATGTTGGAGAGGTTGGATTTAGCTTTTGAGGATTTGAGGAAACAACTCATTGCTCGTTTGCACGATGTTGTGAGGAATCAGTTGTTTGAAGATGTTGCAAAGGTCCAAACTTTACAAGATAATAACCATTTTGCAGTGGCCAAGTATGCCCAAAATGGAAATGGATCTGCCATTGTATTATCCTCCAATAATCAGAG ATCTGCTGATGCCATACTTCATGGTTATTACAAGTCAAATGGCCAGTCTGATGACAGTACGAAGCTCAAAATAGCGATTATTGGTTTTGGCAACTTCGGTCAATTCCTTGCAAAAACTATGGTTCGTCATGGACATAAAGTGTTGGCATACTCTAGAACAGACTACTCTCATGTGGCTCAGGAATTGGGAGTTTCCTATTTCAACAATGCAGATGATCTCTGTGAACAACACCCTGAAGTGATTTTACTTTGCACTTCAATCCTTTCCACAGAGAAAGTTCTTAAATCATTGCCTCTGAAGAGGTTAAAGAGAAGTACTTTGTTTGTTGATGTACTTTCTGTCAAAGAATTTCCAAGAAACTTGTTTCTTCAACATTTGCCATCTGATTTTGATGTTCTATGCACTCACCCTATGTTTGGGCCAGAGAGTGGAAAAAATGGGTGGAAGGGTCttccttttttatttgataGAGTTAGAATATTAGGAGAAGAATCAAGAATATCGCGGTGTGATCGATTTCTTGACATCTTTTCCAAAGAAGGGTGTCGAATGGTTGAAATGTCATGTGCCGAACATGATTGGCATGCCGCTGGATCACAGTTTGTCACACATACCACAGgaagatttttagaaaaattgaagtTGGAGGCAACACCAATAGACACAAAGGGATATGAGACTTTATTGAGTTTGGTGGAGAATACTGCTGGGGATAGTTTTGATCTGTACTATGGTTTGTTCTTGTATAATTTAAATGCCATGGAGCAACTGCAAAGATTTGATCTGGCTTTTGAGACATTGAAGAAACAGCTTTTTGATCGTTTGCATGTTATCTATCGCAAACAAGTATttcaaaatgaagaaaatgtcTGTGATTTTCCAGAGAGGTCTATGTTCCCTGAGATATCAGAAGACAGTAGCGTGGTATCATCCTTTTCAAATGCTGTGGATGCTAAATGA
- the LOC123881896 gene encoding pyrophosphate-energized vacuolar membrane proton pump, producing MGAVILPDLGTEILIPACALIGILFALFQWLLVSKVKLTAGIDSASEPAPKNGYNDSLIEEEEGINDHNVVLKCAEIQNAISEGSTSFLFTMYKYVGIFMVAFAILIFLFLGSVEGFSTSHQPCTYDETKMCKPALATALFSTISFVLGGITSVISGFLGMKIATYANARTTLEARKGVGKAFITAFRSGAVMGFLLAANGLLVLFITINLFKIYYGDDWGGLFEAITGYGLGGSSMALFGRVGGGIYTKAADVGADLVGKVERNIPEDDPRNPAVIADNVGDNVGDIAGMGSDLFGSYAEASCAALVVASISSFGVNHEFTPMLFPLIISSVGLLVCLLTTLFATDFFEIKLVKEIEPALKKQLVISTALMTIGIAVVSWIALPSTFTIFNFGEQKVVRNWQLFLCVAVGLWAGLIIGFVTEYYTSNAYSPVQDVADSCRTGAATNVIFGLALGYKSVIIPIFAIAVSIFVSFSFAAMYGVAVAALGMLSTIATGLAIDAYGPISDNAGGIAEMAGMSHRIRERTDALDAAGNTTAAIGKGFAIGSAALVSLALFGAFVSRAGITTVDVLTPKVFIGLLVGAMLPYWFSAMTMKSVGSAALKMVEEVRRQFNTIPGLMEGTAKPDYATCVTISTDASIKEMIPPGALVMLTPLIVGIFFGVETLSGVLAGSLVSGVQIAISASNTGGAWDNAKKYIEAGASEHARSLGPKGSDPHKAAVIGDTIGDPLKDTSGPSLNILIKLMAVESLVFAPFFATHGGLLFKIWS from the exons ATGGGAGCTGTAATTCTCCCAGATCTCGGTACTGAGATTTTGATTCCTGCTTGTGCTCTCATTGGAATTCTTTTTGCTCTTTTTCAGTGGCTTCTTGTTTCTAAAGTTAAGCTCACTGCTGGTATTGATTCTGCTTCTGAACCTGCTCCTAAGAATGGTTATAATGATTCActtattgaagaagaagaaggtatCAATGACCATAACGTTGTTCTTAAATGTGCTGAAATCCAGAACGCTATCTCCGAAG GATCAACCTCCTTCCTTTTCACCATGTACAAGTATGTTGGAATCTTCATGGTGGCTTTTGCCATTTTGATATTCCTTTTCCTTGGTTCCGTGGAAGGATTCAGTACCAGCCACCAGCCTTGCACTTACGATGAAACTAAGATGTGCAAGCCAGCTCTTGCCACAGCCCTTTTCAGCACCATATCATTTGTGCTTGGTGGCATTACATCAGTTATTTCTGGTTTCCTTGGAATGAAGATTGCAACTTATGCCAATGCAAGAACTACCTTGGAGGCAAGAAAGGGTGTTGGGAAGGCTTTCATTACCGCATTCAGATCAGGTGCAGTTATGGGATTTCTCCTTGCTGCAAATGGTCTCTTGGttcttttcattaccatcaacCTGTTCAAGATTTACTATGGTGATGACTGGGGTGGTCTTTTTGAGGCCATCACTGGTTATGGTCTTGGTGGATCATCTATGGCTTTGTTTGGAAGAGTTGGTGGAGGTATCTATACCAAGGCTGCTGATGTTGGTGCTGATCTTGTTGGCAAGGTTGAAAGAAACATTCCTGAGGATGATCCAAGAAATCCAGCT GTCATTGCTGATAATGTTGGTGACAATGTTGGGGATATTGCTGGTATGGGATCCGATCTATTTGGTTCATACGCAGAGGCATCTTGTGCTGCCCTTGTTGTTGCTTCCATCTCTTCTTTTGGAGTGAATCATGAGTTCACTCCCATGTTGTTCCCTCTCATCATCAGTTCCGTGGGCCTCCTTGTTTGTTTGCTCACCACCTTATTTGCAACTGACTTTTTTGAGATCAAACTTGTAAAGGAAATTGAGCCAGCATTGAAAAAACAGCTTGTTATTTCAACAGCACTAATGACTATTGGAATTGCAGTTGTTAGTTGGATTGCACTCCCATCTACATTCACCATCTTCAATTTTGGAGAGCAGAAAGTTGTCAGGAACTG GCAATTATTCTTGTGTGTCGCTGTTGGTCTTTGGGCAGGGCTCATCATTGGATTCGTTACTGAATACTATACCAGCAATGCATACAG TCCTGTGCAAGATGTTGCCGACTCCTGCAGGACTGGTGCTGCTACCAATGTTATATTTGGCCTTGCCTTGGGATACAAGTCCGTTATCATTCCAATTTTTGCCATTGCAGTTAGTATTTTTGTTAGTTTCAGTTTTGCTGCCATGTACGGTGTTGCTGTTGCTGCACTTGGAATGTTGAGTACCATCGCTACCGGATTAGCCATCGATGCATACGGTCCAATCAGTGACAATGCCGGAGGTATTGCTGAGATGGCTGGAATGAGTCACAGAATTCGTGAGAGAACCGATGCCCTTGATGCTGCAGGAAACACAACTGCCGCCATTGGAAAG GGATTTGCTATTGGTTCTGCCGCTCTCGTGTCTCTTGCCCTCTTCGGTGCCTTTGTGAGCCGAGCTGGTATTACTACAGTTGATGTGCTAACCCccaaggttttcattggtttgctCGTGGGTGCCATGCTCCCTTACTGGTTTTCCGCCATGACAATGAAGAGTGTTGGAAGTGCAGCCCTTAAGATGGTTGAGGAAGTTCGTAGGCAATTCAACACCATTCCCGGTTTGATGGAGGGAACTGCCAAGCCTGACTATGCAACATGTGTTACTATCTCCACCGACGCATCTATCAAAGAAATGATCCCACCTGGTGCCCTAGTTATGCTAACACCCCTTATTGTTGGGATCTTTTTCGGTGTTGAAACACTGTCTGGTGTCCTTGCTGGATCTTTGGTTTCTGGTGTACAG ATTGCCATCTCTGCATCAAACACTGGCGGTGCTTGGGATAACGCCAAGAAGTACATTGAG GCTGGTGCCTCAGAGCATGCAAGAAGCCTTGGTCCAAAGGGGTCAGATCCACACAAGGCAGCAGTTATTGGTGACACCATTGGGGACCCATTGAAGGATACATCCGGACCATCACTCAACATTCTGATCAAGCTGATGGCCGTCGAGTCTCTGGTGTTTGCTCCTTTCTTTGCAACCCACGGCGGTCTCCTCTTCAAAATTTGGTCATAG